The following proteins come from a genomic window of Achromobacter deleyi:
- a CDS encoding N-carbamoyl-D-amino-acid hydrolase, whose translation MDLAVAQMGAVNLADTRAVVVRRLVEMMREAAARKAEFVVFPELALTTFFPRYWMEDAEAVDRFFEKSMPNADVQPLFDTARELGIGFYLGYAELTPEGRQFNTAILVDRQARIIGKYRKIHLPGHSDHKPEAPFQHLEKKFFEVGDLGFGVWETNDVKIGMCLCNDRRWPETYRVMSLQSAELIVLGYNTPSLNIHWNEPAHLRTTTHEIVLQASAYQNAVWVAAAAKCGHEDGHHMIGSSMIVAPSGEIVARSSGEEDEVITARIDLGMGQTFRDHVFNFAKHRSPQHYKLIIERTGAGEPLPVAEID comes from the coding sequence ATGGACCTCGCGGTCGCCCAGATGGGCGCCGTCAACCTGGCCGACACCCGCGCGGTGGTGGTCCGCCGCCTCGTCGAGATGATGCGCGAAGCCGCGGCCCGCAAGGCGGAGTTCGTGGTCTTTCCCGAACTGGCGCTGACCACCTTCTTCCCGCGCTACTGGATGGAAGACGCCGAGGCGGTCGATCGCTTCTTTGAAAAGAGCATGCCCAACGCCGACGTGCAGCCGCTGTTCGACACCGCGCGCGAGCTCGGCATCGGCTTCTACCTGGGCTACGCCGAGCTGACCCCGGAAGGGCGCCAGTTCAACACCGCCATCCTGGTGGACCGCCAGGCCAGGATCATCGGCAAGTACCGCAAGATCCACCTGCCCGGCCATTCCGACCACAAACCCGAGGCGCCGTTCCAGCACCTGGAGAAGAAGTTCTTCGAAGTCGGCGACCTGGGTTTCGGCGTGTGGGAAACCAACGACGTCAAGATCGGCATGTGCCTGTGCAACGACCGCCGCTGGCCCGAGACCTACCGCGTGATGTCGCTGCAAAGCGCCGAGCTGATCGTGCTGGGCTACAACACGCCGTCGCTGAACATCCACTGGAACGAGCCGGCGCACCTGCGCACCACCACGCACGAGATCGTGCTGCAGGCCAGCGCCTACCAGAACGCGGTGTGGGTCGCCGCCGCCGCCAAGTGCGGCCACGAGGACGGCCACCACATGATCGGCAGCTCGATGATCGTGGCCCCGTCGGGCGAGATCGTGGCCCGCTCCAGCGGCGAGGAAGACGAAGTCATCACCGCCCGCATCGACCTGGGCATGGGCCAGACCTTCCGCGACCACGTCTTCAACTTCGCCAAGCACCGCAGCCCGCAGCACTACAAGCTGATCATCGAGCGCACCGGCGCCGGCGAACCGCTGCCCGTGGCGGAAATCGACTAA
- a CDS encoding aspartate/glutamate racemase family protein, with product MPNARILLVNPNSLDKVTEAIGRAVQPFGHLPLDFRCLTSTGGPAGIQNQAEADASIAPMAELVRREAAAADAVIVACFSDPGLHGLRDLAPVPVLGIGECSVLTAMSIGARVGVIAIAGAAIPRHLRYFRAMGVADRICGELALDLRVSDLADAELAFQRMAAVGRTLRDAHGADVLIMGCAGMADLRARLEEACGLPVVEPTQAAVAMAVGRIFGRA from the coding sequence GTGCCCAACGCCCGCATTCTCCTCGTAAACCCGAATTCCCTGGACAAAGTGACCGAGGCCATCGGCCGCGCCGTCCAGCCGTTCGGCCATCTGCCGCTGGATTTCCGCTGCCTGACGTCCACCGGCGGGCCGGCCGGCATCCAGAACCAGGCCGAGGCCGACGCCAGCATCGCGCCCATGGCCGAGCTGGTGCGGCGCGAGGCGGCCGCCGCCGACGCCGTCATCGTGGCCTGCTTCAGCGATCCGGGGCTGCACGGCCTGCGCGACCTGGCGCCGGTGCCCGTGCTGGGTATCGGCGAGTGTTCGGTGCTGACGGCCATGAGCATCGGCGCCCGCGTCGGCGTCATCGCCATCGCCGGCGCCGCCATCCCGCGCCACCTGCGCTACTTCCGCGCGATGGGCGTGGCCGACCGCATCTGCGGCGAACTGGCGCTGGACCTGCGCGTCAGCGACCTGGCCGACGCCGAACTGGCGTTCCAGCGCATGGCGGCGGTGGGCAGGACCCTGCGCGACGCCCATGGCGCCGACGTGCTCATCATGGGGTGCGCCGGCATGGCGGACCTGCGCGCGCGGCTGGAAGAGGCCTGCGGCCTGCCCGTGGTAGAGCCGACCCAGGCCGCCGTGGCCATGGCGGTCGGGCGGATCTTCGGCCGCGCCTGA
- a CDS encoding alpha/beta hydrolase family esterase → MARSLTHLFFTAAKKLSRMQRAALRIAAPKRVRQRAAPARPAATTRPAAHSATGVAAPSLGSGRWEASRQFSDAHGRGLSFARYTPLAAPRQGMPLVVMLHGCRQTALAFARGSRMNQWADAGGFMVLYPQQSMTRQVQRCWRWFQPDAQHGGAEADLIAALIQAEVARHGLDPERVYIAGLSAGASMAALVALRHPTLIAALAMHSGPVLGDAHNAAAGLNTMRRGSVKPLLPLLQGVADPAAFALGMPAMILQGQMDPAVAPRNARQLFEQFRALNGLAADEPTVERVLGLGTEKAYRRVDLLRGRKIVLRLCEITRVEHGWSGGDASVRYHARSGPDASALIWRFFQGQRRVAA, encoded by the coding sequence ATGGCGCGCAGTCTTACCCATCTGTTTTTCACCGCCGCGAAGAAGCTGAGCCGCATGCAGCGCGCGGCCTTGCGCATCGCGGCGCCCAAGCGGGTGCGGCAGCGCGCCGCGCCGGCGCGGCCGGCCGCCACGACCCGCCCGGCCGCGCACAGCGCCACCGGCGTCGCGGCCCCGAGCCTGGGCAGCGGCCGCTGGGAAGCCTCGCGCCAATTCTCCGACGCCCATGGCCGCGGGCTGTCCTTCGCCCGCTACACGCCGTTGGCCGCGCCGCGCCAGGGCATGCCGCTGGTGGTGATGCTGCACGGCTGTCGCCAGACCGCGCTGGCGTTCGCGCGCGGTTCGCGCATGAACCAGTGGGCCGACGCCGGCGGATTCATGGTGCTGTATCCGCAGCAATCGATGACGCGGCAGGTGCAGCGCTGCTGGCGCTGGTTCCAGCCCGACGCGCAGCACGGCGGCGCCGAGGCCGACCTGATCGCCGCCCTGATCCAGGCCGAGGTGGCGCGCCACGGGCTGGACCCGGAACGCGTCTACATCGCGGGCCTGTCGGCCGGCGCCAGCATGGCCGCGCTGGTGGCGCTGCGCCATCCCACCCTGATCGCCGCGCTGGCGATGCATTCCGGGCCGGTGCTGGGCGACGCCCACAACGCCGCGGCCGGCCTGAACACGATGCGCCGCGGCTCGGTCAAGCCGTTGCTGCCGCTGTTGCAGGGCGTGGCGGATCCGGCCGCGTTCGCGCTCGGCATGCCGGCCATGATCCTGCAGGGGCAGATGGATCCGGCGGTGGCGCCGCGCAATGCCAGGCAATTGTTCGAGCAGTTCCGCGCCCTGAACGGGCTGGCGGCGGACGAGCCGACGGTCGAGCGGGTGCTGGGCCTGGGCACCGAGAAGGCCTATCGCCGCGTCGATCTGCTGCGGGGCCGCAAGATCGTGCTGCGGCTGTGCGAGATCACCCGCGTCGAGCACGGCTGGAGCGGTGGCGATGCCTCGGTGCGCTATCACGCGCGCAGCGGCCCCGACGCCTCGGCGCTGATCTGGCGGTTCTTCCAGGGCCAGCGGCGCGTGGCCGCATAG
- the hydA gene encoding dihydropyrimidinase, protein MTDFDLTLHNGRIVTADADFVGDIGIVDGAIAAIAATLPAGRRAIDAAGRLVMPGGIDSHCHVEQLSSMGVLCADDWHTASISAAHGGNTTIVPFAAQHRGQSLRQVADAYAASAAEKSVIDYSYHLIISDPTPDTLNRDLPELIRAGITSFKVFMTYDKLKLDDRQLLDVFAIAAREGALPMVHAENNDVISWIARHLLAAGHTAPKYHAVSHDPIAENEATQRAISLAAVLEVPVLIVHVSTQGGAQAIHAAQTLGAPVYGETCPHYLLLTADDIDIPGVEGAKFCCSPPPRDPVSQQALWQSLDSGTLALLSSDHAPYRYDESGKLPAGDATTFKQIANGLPGLEVRMPLLFSEGVRSGRLTLQQFVALTSTNHARMYGLYPKKGTLAVGADADIAIWDPEKTVTLRAADLHDAVGYTPYEGRQVTGWPTTVISRGEVIVDDGVLRAERGRGQFIARGLPAPLQKAREISPRAALLRKIFPAVIES, encoded by the coding sequence ATGACGGATTTCGATCTGACCTTGCACAACGGCCGTATCGTCACGGCCGACGCCGATTTCGTCGGCGACATCGGCATCGTGGACGGCGCCATCGCCGCGATCGCGGCGACGCTGCCGGCGGGCCGCCGCGCCATCGACGCGGCCGGCCGGCTGGTCATGCCGGGCGGCATCGACAGCCACTGCCACGTGGAACAGCTGTCCAGCATGGGCGTGCTGTGCGCCGACGACTGGCACACCGCCTCGATCTCGGCGGCCCACGGCGGCAACACCACCATCGTGCCGTTCGCGGCGCAGCATCGCGGCCAGTCGCTGCGCCAGGTCGCCGACGCCTACGCCGCCTCGGCCGCCGAGAAATCGGTGATCGACTACAGCTACCACCTGATCATCTCGGACCCCACGCCCGACACGCTCAACCGCGACCTGCCCGAGCTGATCCGCGCCGGCATCACCTCGTTCAAGGTCTTCATGACCTACGACAAGCTCAAGCTGGACGACCGCCAGCTGCTGGACGTGTTCGCCATCGCCGCGCGCGAGGGCGCGTTGCCGATGGTGCATGCCGAGAACAACGACGTCATCAGCTGGATCGCGCGCCACCTGCTGGCGGCCGGCCACACCGCGCCCAAGTACCACGCCGTCAGCCACGATCCGATCGCGGAAAACGAGGCTACCCAGCGCGCCATCAGCCTGGCCGCGGTGCTGGAAGTGCCGGTGCTGATCGTGCACGTTTCAACCCAGGGCGGCGCGCAGGCGATCCACGCCGCGCAGACGCTGGGCGCGCCGGTGTACGGCGAGACCTGCCCGCACTACCTGCTGCTGACCGCCGATGACATCGACATCCCGGGCGTCGAGGGCGCCAAGTTCTGCTGCAGCCCGCCGCCGCGCGACCCGGTGTCGCAGCAGGCGCTGTGGCAAAGCCTGGACAGCGGCACGCTGGCGCTGCTGTCGTCCGACCACGCGCCGTATCGCTACGACGAATCCGGCAAGCTGCCGGCCGGCGACGCCACCACCTTCAAGCAGATCGCCAACGGCCTGCCGGGCCTGGAAGTGCGCATGCCGCTGCTGTTTTCCGAAGGCGTGCGCAGCGGCCGCCTGACGCTGCAGCAGTTCGTGGCGCTGACCTCGACCAACCACGCCCGCATGTACGGCCTGTACCCGAAGAAGGGCACGCTGGCGGTGGGCGCGGACGCCGACATCGCGATCTGGGATCCGGAAAAGACCGTGACCCTGCGCGCCGCCGACCTGCACGACGCGGTCGGCTACACCCCCTATGAAGGCCGCCAGGTCACCGGCTGGCCCACCACGGTGATCAGCCGCGGCGAGGTGATCGTGGACGACGGCGTGCTGCGCGCCGAACGCGGCCGCGGCCAGTTCATCGCCCGCGGCCTGCCCGCCCCGCTGCAGAAGGCGCGCGAGATCAGCCCGCGCGCCGCCTTGCTGCGCAAGATTTTCCCGGCCGTGATCGAGTCCTGA
- a CDS encoding LysR family transcriptional regulator — protein MSELPGKVRSSAPLNLRQIEVFHAIMITGSLSAAGRLLHVTQPAISRVLASIELRLGYALFERFKGRLHPTKEARKLFQEVESIQAGVNRLNDMAAGLAGHGGGLVSVVSSPSFGEWLIPAATAKFCARNPGVRIRYRPLGMDALLPQLLLGYADIAISIFKPEHPNLITTELAQGEIVCVLPAGHRLARESVIQPGMLAGEMLVGYSRDTPLGETLCAHLDPQGHDILAPAIEVRSSQTACSFVRQGVGVALVDSYGLTDALMHGLVVRRIEPAIPLFVYVSHSRIEPPPSIAKAFLTQFSQIVKKELPAMTQAILKRA, from the coding sequence ATGTCTGAATTACCCGGAAAGGTCCGGTCTTCCGCGCCGTTGAATCTGCGCCAGATCGAGGTATTCCACGCCATCATGATCACGGGCTCGTTGAGCGCGGCCGGGCGGCTGCTGCACGTGACCCAGCCCGCCATCAGCCGGGTGCTGGCGTCGATCGAACTGCGCCTGGGCTATGCGCTGTTCGAGCGTTTCAAGGGCCGCCTGCATCCGACCAAGGAAGCGCGCAAGCTGTTCCAGGAAGTGGAATCGATCCAGGCCGGCGTCAACCGCCTGAACGACATGGCCGCGGGCCTGGCCGGCCATGGCGGCGGCCTGGTCAGCGTGGTGTCCAGCCCCAGCTTCGGCGAGTGGTTGATCCCGGCGGCGACGGCGAAGTTCTGCGCCCGCAACCCCGGCGTGCGCATCCGCTACCGGCCGCTGGGCATGGACGCGCTGCTGCCGCAGCTGCTGCTGGGCTACGCCGACATCGCCATCTCCATCTTCAAGCCGGAACATCCCAACCTGATCACCACCGAGCTGGCGCAGGGCGAAATCGTCTGCGTGCTGCCGGCGGGCCACCGCCTGGCGCGCGAAAGCGTGATCCAGCCGGGCATGCTGGCCGGCGAGATGCTGGTGGGCTACAGCCGCGACACGCCGCTGGGCGAGACGCTTTGCGCGCATCTCGACCCGCAGGGCCACGACATCCTGGCCCCGGCGATCGAGGTGCGCTCGTCGCAGACGGCGTGCTCGTTCGTGCGCCAGGGCGTCGGCGTGGCGCTGGTGGACTCGTATGGCCTGACGGACGCGCTGATGCACGGGCTGGTGGTGCGCCGCATCGAGCCGGCGATTCCGCTGTTCGTGTACGTGTCTCATTCCCGGATCGAGCCGCCCCCGTCCATCGCCAAGGCCTTCCTGACGCAGTTTTCCCAGATCGTCAAAAAGGAATTGCCCGCGATGACGCAGGCAATCCTCAAGCGGGCTTAG
- a CDS encoding VOC family protein has protein sequence MATPAKKAIPDGMHTLTPHIVCEGASDAIAFYRKAFNAEELTRLPAPGGKVMHAAIRIGDSVVMLMDDFPEWGSLGPKALKGSPVTLHLYVQDVDAAIKQAVAAGAQVTMPAADMFWGDRYGQVVDPFGHRWSIATHKEDLTPEEIQRNMAQMGEMEGCGDPSRKQG, from the coding sequence ATGGCCACCCCCGCAAAGAAAGCGATTCCCGACGGCATGCACACCCTGACCCCGCACATCGTGTGCGAAGGCGCCTCGGATGCGATTGCCTTCTACCGCAAGGCGTTCAACGCCGAGGAACTGACGCGCCTGCCGGCTCCCGGCGGCAAGGTGATGCACGCCGCGATCCGCATCGGCGATTCGGTGGTGATGCTGATGGATGACTTCCCCGAATGGGGCAGCCTGGGGCCCAAGGCGCTCAAGGGCTCGCCGGTGACGCTGCACCTGTACGTGCAGGATGTGGATGCCGCGATCAAGCAGGCGGTGGCGGCGGGCGCGCAGGTCACCATGCCGGCGGCGGACATGTTCTGGGGCGACCGCTACGGCCAGGTGGTGGATCCGTTCGGCCATCGCTGGTCGATCGCCACCCACAAGGAAGACCTGACGCCCGAGGAGATCCAGCGCAACATGGCCCAGATGGGCGAGATGGAAGGCTGCGGCGACCCGTCCAGGAAGCAGGGCTGA
- a CDS encoding DUF1993 domain-containing protein, giving the protein MSLSMYQASVPVFIRGLSVLATLLEKGAAHAAANGIDPAELVNARLAPDMYPLSGQVQRASDASKFATQRLSQVESPKFPDEETTFEQLQKRVADTIAYLRSVPAEALEGAEGRKVTLSFGEFKPEFQGDAYLLTFALPNFYFHVTTAYDILRHAGVPIGKLDFLGPYTA; this is encoded by the coding sequence ATGTCCCTGTCCATGTACCAGGCCTCGGTGCCTGTCTTCATCCGCGGTTTGAGCGTGCTGGCCACGCTGCTGGAAAAGGGCGCCGCCCACGCGGCCGCCAACGGCATCGATCCGGCCGAGCTGGTCAACGCCCGCCTGGCCCCCGACATGTATCCGCTGTCGGGCCAGGTGCAACGCGCCAGCGATGCCTCCAAGTTCGCCACGCAGCGGCTGTCGCAGGTCGAGTCGCCCAAGTTTCCCGATGAGGAAACCACTTTCGAGCAATTGCAGAAACGTGTCGCCGACACCATCGCCTATCTGCGTTCGGTGCCGGCCGAGGCGCTTGAAGGCGCCGAGGGCCGCAAGGTCACGCTCAGCTTTGGCGAGTTCAAGCCCGAGTTCCAAGGCGACGCCTACCTGCTGACGTTCGCGCTGCCGAACTTCTATTTCCACGTCACCACCGCCTACGACATCCTGCGCCACGCCGGCGTGCCGATCGGCAAGCTGGACTTCCTGGGGCCGTACACGGCCTGA
- the trhA gene encoding PAQR family membrane homeostasis protein TrhA: protein MFPNDRRQTLGEEIANTISHGLGAAGALAAAPILIVAAVRQGDAAFIAGAAIFAASMCLLYLASAIYHALPDNRAKRLFNVLDHSAIYLLIAGTYTPFALGALRGPWGWTLFGLVWGMALLGVGLKASKRLDRPALSTGLYLAMGWLVVIAVKPMLERVPTGGLWWLLAGGLAYTGGVVFFVFDNRWRYGHFVWHLFVLAGTACHFFAVLWYGAGVA from the coding sequence ATGTTCCCAAACGACCGCCGCCAGACCCTGGGCGAGGAAATCGCCAACACCATCAGTCACGGTCTGGGCGCGGCCGGCGCGCTGGCCGCCGCCCCGATCCTGATCGTCGCGGCCGTGCGCCAGGGCGACGCCGCCTTCATCGCGGGCGCGGCGATCTTCGCCGCCAGCATGTGCCTGCTGTACCTGGCCTCGGCCATCTACCACGCGCTGCCCGACAACCGCGCCAAGCGCCTCTTCAACGTGCTCGACCACTCGGCCATCTACCTGCTGATCGCCGGCACCTACACGCCCTTCGCGCTGGGCGCGCTGCGCGGCCCGTGGGGCTGGACGCTGTTCGGCCTGGTGTGGGGCATGGCGCTGCTGGGCGTGGGCCTGAAGGCCAGCAAGCGGCTCGACCGGCCCGCCCTGTCCACCGGGCTGTACCTGGCGATGGGCTGGCTGGTGGTCATCGCCGTCAAGCCGATGCTGGAGCGGGTGCCGACCGGCGGCCTGTGGTGGCTGCTGGCCGGCGGACTGGCCTATACCGGCGGCGTGGTGTTCTTCGTGTTCGACAACCGCTGGCGCTACGGCCACTTCGTCTGGCACCTGTTCGTGCTGGCCGGCACGGCCTGCCATTTCTTCGCCGTGCTCTGGTATGGCGCGGGCGTCGCCTGA
- a CDS encoding DUF1428 domain-containing protein, with protein sequence MEQYIDGYLLSVPKANIEAYRKMAELAGSIWLEYGALEFRECVADDIDGEGFGSFSAAASAREGETVVFSWIAFASKAERDRINAKVMADPRLTGMSCEGVFDFKRMCWGGFSTLVAKSARG encoded by the coding sequence ATGGAACAGTACATAGATGGTTACCTGCTGAGCGTGCCCAAGGCCAACATCGAGGCCTATCGCAAGATGGCCGAGCTGGCCGGCTCGATCTGGCTGGAATACGGCGCGCTGGAATTCCGCGAGTGCGTGGCGGACGACATCGACGGCGAGGGCTTCGGCTCGTTCAGCGCCGCCGCCAGCGCGCGCGAGGGCGAGACGGTGGTGTTTTCGTGGATCGCGTTCGCCAGCAAGGCCGAACGCGACCGCATCAACGCCAAGGTCATGGCCGACCCGCGCCTGACGGGCATGTCCTGCGAGGGCGTGTTCGATTTCAAGCGCATGTGCTGGGGCGGCTTCAGCACCCTGGTGGCCAAGTCGGCCCGCGGTTGA
- a CDS encoding transporter, which translates to MTTPAAAADYQSDISGLICAFRFKGGGPATEIASPAVADLLARIAQDGDAPEDGAFLWLHLNLSQAGCVRWLQAHLDLPDTFIAMLGGEAHSTRIEQQEGALVAVFNDVIFDFDRTPAQVSTLWVCAHRKLLVTLRRKPLRSLDRLREHVRRGEPFGSPAELLAHLMRDQADLMMEIVRKASVDVDGIEDHFLAARGGPGRLDLAATRRVLVRLQRTLAPEPGSVFRLLARPPAWLRPRDVQELRESTEEFSVVLGDMAGLVERIKLLQEEMTARLDEQNNRTLFTLTLVTVLALPINIMAGLFGMNVGGIPLSDDHHGFWIICVLVAAFTGFVAWLAFRRRRAG; encoded by the coding sequence ATGACGACCCCAGCGGCAGCGGCCGACTACCAATCCGACATCTCCGGCCTGATCTGCGCGTTCCGGTTCAAGGGCGGCGGCCCCGCCACGGAAATCGCCTCGCCCGCGGTCGCCGACCTGCTGGCGCGCATCGCGCAGGATGGCGACGCGCCCGAGGACGGCGCCTTTCTCTGGCTGCACCTGAACCTGTCGCAGGCCGGCTGCGTGCGCTGGCTGCAGGCCCACCTGGACCTGCCCGACACCTTCATCGCAATGCTGGGCGGCGAGGCCCACTCAACCCGCATCGAGCAGCAGGAAGGCGCGCTGGTGGCGGTCTTCAACGACGTCATCTTCGATTTCGACCGCACCCCGGCGCAGGTCTCGACCCTGTGGGTCTGCGCGCACCGCAAGCTGCTGGTGACCCTGCGCCGCAAGCCGCTGCGCTCGCTCGACCGCCTGCGCGAACACGTGCGGCGCGGCGAACCGTTCGGGTCGCCGGCCGAACTGCTGGCGCACCTGATGCGCGACCAGGCCGACCTGATGATGGAGATCGTGCGCAAGGCCAGCGTCGATGTCGACGGCATCGAGGATCATTTCCTGGCCGCGCGCGGCGGCCCGGGGCGCCTGGACCTGGCCGCCACCCGCCGCGTGCTGGTGCGGCTGCAGCGCACGCTGGCGCCGGAGCCAGGCTCGGTGTTCCGCCTGCTGGCGCGGCCACCCGCCTGGCTGCGACCGCGCGACGTGCAGGAACTGCGCGAATCCACCGAGGAATTCTCGGTGGTGCTGGGCGACATGGCCGGCCTGGTCGAACGCATCAAGCTGCTGCAGGAAGAAATGACGGCGCGGCTCGATGAACAGAACAACCGCACCCTGTTCACCCTGACGCTGGTGACGGTGCTGGCGCTGCCGATCAACATCATGGCGGGCCTGTTCGGCATGAACGTGGGCGGCATCCCGCTGTCGGACGACCACCACGGCTTCTGGATCATCTGCGTGCTGGTCGCGGCCTTCACGGGATTCGTGGCGTGGCTGGCGTTCCGCCGCCGGCGCGCGGGCTGA
- a CDS encoding GlxA family transcriptional regulator, whose translation MLGGMKNIAFLLPSGANIASLETARHGFLVANEYLAAQGRAPRFQVRTLAATRQVSLDDGRITVQADLVLDEARDIDICIAPPLLGAVSDVVLSNRELVEWIARHYRGGGEVASLCLGAALLAAGGLLDGQQAVVHWAARNLYASLFPAVDWSIDRVVHSGNGIYTSGGAFSAAHLVLHLIEKYTDRDTAIWCAKYFQLDWSRQSQLPFSVFMGQKAHADQVVRAVQDFIESRYTEKITVEDLADRHALGRRTLERRFRQATGNSIVEYVQRVRVEAAKRRLESSRKSVSEVMYEVGYNDTKAFRDIFNKYCGMSPVGYRERYQ comes from the coding sequence ATGCTTGGCGGCATGAAAAACATCGCTTTCCTGCTGCCGTCCGGCGCCAATATCGCGTCGCTGGAAACGGCCCGGCACGGTTTCCTGGTGGCCAACGAATACCTGGCCGCGCAGGGGCGCGCGCCGCGGTTCCAGGTGCGCACGTTGGCCGCCACGCGCCAGGTCAGCCTGGACGACGGCCGCATCACGGTGCAGGCCGACCTGGTGCTGGACGAGGCCCGCGATATCGACATCTGCATCGCGCCGCCGTTGCTGGGGGCGGTGTCCGACGTGGTGCTGTCCAACCGCGAACTGGTCGAATGGATCGCCCGCCACTACCGCGGCGGCGGCGAAGTGGCCAGCCTGTGCCTGGGCGCGGCGCTGCTGGCCGCCGGCGGCCTGCTCGACGGCCAGCAGGCGGTGGTGCACTGGGCGGCGCGCAACCTGTACGCCAGCCTGTTCCCGGCGGTGGATTGGAGCATCGACCGCGTGGTCCATTCCGGCAACGGCATCTACACCAGCGGCGGCGCCTTCTCGGCCGCGCACCTGGTGCTGCACCTGATCGAGAAATACACCGACCGCGACACCGCCATCTGGTGCGCCAAGTACTTCCAGCTCGACTGGAGCCGCCAGAGCCAGCTGCCGTTCTCGGTGTTCATGGGGCAGAAGGCGCACGCCGACCAGGTGGTGCGCGCGGTGCAGGATTTCATCGAGAGCCGCTACACCGAGAAAATCACCGTCGAGGACCTGGCCGACCGCCATGCGCTCGGCCGCCGCACGCTCGAACGGCGCTTTCGCCAGGCCACCGGCAACAGCATCGTCGAGTACGTGCAGCGCGTGCGCGTCGAGGCCGCCAAGCGGCGCCTGGAAAGCTCGCGCAAGAGCGTGTCGGAAGTGATGTACGAGGTCGGCTACAACGACACCAAGGCCTTTCGCGACATCTTCAACAAGTACTGCGGCATGTCGCCCGTGGGTTACCGCGAGCGCTACCAGTAG